A stretch of Triticum aestivum cultivar Chinese Spring chromosome 1D, IWGSC CS RefSeq v2.1, whole genome shotgun sequence DNA encodes these proteins:
- the LOC123171401 gene encoding F-box/FBD/LRR-repeat protein At1g51370-like, with amino-acid sequence MEAAASAAVAAANEAALAAAAAASAASKEAAAAAATATEAAATAKEAAAKALAAALNAKEAAALATAVGEAVAAAAANVAAATTALQASKKRKFHLVDDQDPPGSSNCDDVDGESVDHISRVPDAVLGSIVSLLPTKEGARTQVLSRRWRPLWRSAPLNLEVDRGPNSKELITKILSEHPGPARRFSVRIFQNDDKIEGWLSSQALDNLEEFELTYTSWHSNRDKLCLLPLSVFRFSPTLRVAKFHGSHFPKSNLFAQLSLKFPCLKQLPCIRSPSRRTFSRACSLAALPWKALS; translated from the coding sequence ATGGAGGCGGCGGCCTCAGCTGCTGTTGCGGCTGCCAACGAGGCGGCGCTGGCTGCGGCTGCTGCGGCATCGGCTGCTTCcaaggaggcggcagcggcggctgcgaCTGCGACGGAGGCAGCGGCGACCGCCaaggaggcggcggcgaaggcTTTGGCTGCGGCGTTAAACGCGAAGGAGGCAGCGGCTCTGGCGACGGCTGtaggggaggcggtggctgctgCCGCTGCTAACGTTGCTGCTGCGACGACGGCACTGCAAGCTTCAAAGAAGCGTAAGTTCCATCTTGTCGACGACCAAGATCCACCGGGGAGTAGCAACTGTGATGATGTTGATGGGGAGAGCGTCGATCACATAAGCCGCGTCCCCGACGCCGTCCTCGGCAGCATCGTATCACTTCTTCCCACCAAGGAAGGTGCCCGCACGCAGGTCCTCTCCCGCCGGTGGCGTCCGCTCTGGCGCTCCGCTCCTCTGAACCTCGAGGTGGACCGTGGACCCAATAGCAAGGAATTGATTACAAAGATACTCTCTGAGCATCCTGGCCCTGCACGCCGCTTCTCGGTCCGCATCTTTCAGAACGACGACAAGATCGAAGGCTGGCTTAGTTCCCAAGCCCTGGACAACCTAGAGGAGTTCGAGCTCACCTACACGTCCTGGCACAGCAACAGGGACAAGTTGTGCCTGCTGCCATTGTCCGTGTTCCGCTTTTCGCCCACTCTCCGCGTGGCCAAATTCCACGGCTCCCATTTCCCTAAGAGTAACTTGTTTGCGCAGCTGTCCCTGAAGTTTCCGTGCCTCAAGCAGCTACCCTGTATAAGGTCACCATCTCGGAGGACGTTCTCCAGAGCATGCTCTCTGGCTGCACTGCCTTGGAAAGCCTTGAGCTGA